CGGGGAATATTAATGAGTGGTACGCAGAATATTCTGGATTATCCACCCACACCAAAACCTTTGGCGGCGGTGCTGATAATGCTTGTGGCGCAGTGGGTGCCGGCATTGACGGACCCACAAAGGTGCTCTCCAGCATTGGAACTTCCGGAGTGATTTTAAAATATGAACCCCAAAAGGAAACCAATTATGATGGCGTGATTCAATACGAGGACCATGCCATTCCCAATGCCTATTACTCAATGGGCGTTACCTTGGCCGCAGGATTTTCACTGAGTTGGTTCAAAAAGACCTTTGCCGAAAACGAGGACTTTACTGCAGTCGTGGATAGTGCCGCCAAATCAACAGTCGGCGCTAATGGGTTGCTCTTTGCCCCGTACATTGTTGGTGAGCGGGCGCCATACGCCGATGCGGACATCCGCGGCAGCTTTATCGGCATTGACGGAATCCATCAGCGCCACGATTTTGTTCGCGCCGTATTGGAGGGAATTATCTTTTCCTTCAGAGATATTTTGGATTTGTATGAGGCGAAAGGAAACCAATTTGAGACAGTCATCTCGATTGGCGGCGGAGCCAAGAGTCCCCTCTGGCAGCAGATCCAGGCCAATATTTTCAATGTCAAAGTGGTCTCCCTGCAAAATGAACAGGGGCCGGGACTGGGAGCTGCCATGCTGGCTGCGGTTGGCCTGGGATGGTATCATGACATCTCCGAGTGTGCCAAGACCTTTATCCAGTTCAAAGATGTCTTTTTACCTGAGCCGGATAACGTGGAAAAGTATCGTCAATTGCATCAAATTTATCGAAAAATTTATCCAAGTACC
Above is a genomic segment from Lentilactobacillus buchneri containing:
- the xylB gene encoding xylulokinase, producing the protein MTECVLGVDLGTSSVKVTAVSRTGEIIAQEGMDFPLQQPQPGYAEQDPEDWVSATTVSIVRLILKDKLTPDQIVGISYSGQMHGLVLLDSNNEVLRPAMLWNDTRSTQQRQEIMAKMGSRFIEITHNKPLEGFTLPKLLWVKENQPQIFQQAKTMLLPKDYLRFRMTGQLAIDSSDATGTVMFDVDKQQWSKEILDAFDIPEKICPPLVRSIDETGNINEWYAEYSGLSTHTKTFGGGADNACGAVGAGIDGPTKVLSSIGTSGVILKYEPQKETNYDGVIQYEDHAIPNAYYSMGVTLAAGFSLSWFKKTFAENEDFTAVVDSAAKSTVGANGLLFAPYIVGERAPYADADIRGSFIGIDGIHQRHDFVRAVLEGIIFSFRDILDLYEAKGNQFETVISIGGGAKSPLWQQIQANIFNVKVVSLQNEQGPGLGAAMLAAVGLGWYHDISECAKTFIQFKDVFLPEPDNVEKYRQLHQIYRKIYPSTKEITHELVDFRRDNQR